The following proteins are co-located in the Archocentrus centrarchus isolate MPI-CPG fArcCen1 unplaced genomic scaffold, fArcCen1 scaffold_53_ctg1, whole genome shotgun sequence genome:
- the LOC115777425 gene encoding uncharacterized protein LOC115777425 yields the protein MIRWNKPDLQSEDYVFYFKDGHVQEELQHELFKGQKPELLSSLTLKVENPDNKQETVKRGEDATLQCSGTRRAAVVILRWRKNDQQPELQDTNKEEFYVFYIKRNRTYENFQLPSFKGRVQLRDPQMKDGDLSVIIKNVSMNDAGIYECYAGYDKDDPQLMSSTNLTVEESGQPGGQSGDGGKKSDSVALIVGLSVPAVLFIGLVGFLIYKKCLNQSNPDYQSPPAQGIGLREVSS from the exons ATGATAAGGTGGAATAAACCTGACCTGCAGTCAGAGGATTATGTCTTCTACTTCAAAGATGGTCATGTTCAGGAAGAGCTCCAGCATGAACTGTTTAAAG GACAGAAACCTGAGCTTCTCAGCAGCCTCACCCTGAAGGTTGAAAACCCAG aTAATAAACAGGAAACAGTCAAACGTGGAGAAGATGCCACTCTGCAGTGCAGCGGTACCAGACGTGCTGCTGTCGTAATTTTAAGGTGGAGAAAAAATGACCAGCAGCCAGAGCTTCAAGACACCAACAAGGAggagttttatgttttttacatCAAGCGCAACCGCACTTATGAAAACTTCCAGCTTCCATCTTTTAAAGGTCGAGTGCAGCTCAGAGATCCACAGATGAAAGATGGAGACCTCTCTGTGATTATCAAAAATGTCTCCATGAATGACGCTGGAATATATGAATGTTATGCTGGATATGACAAAGATGACCCTCAGCTTATGAGCAGCACCAACCTGACAGTTGAAGAATCAG gtcagCCAGGAGGACAAAGTGGGGATGGAGGGAAGAAGAGTGATTCTGTTGCTCTGATAGTTGGTCTGTCAGTGCCTGCTGTGCTGTTCATTGGTCTTGTTGGTTTTCTTATCTacaaaaaatgtctaaatcAATCAAATCCAGATTATCAGTCTCCTCCAGCTCAGGGCATTGGACTGCGTGAAGTGTCTTCATAA